In the genome of Blastocatellia bacterium, one region contains:
- a CDS encoding sigma-70 family RNA polymerase sigma factor, giving the protein MDFRQAALEHLDALYGCAMVLTRNRTEAEDLVQETYLRAMRAFGQLMPDSNLKSWLFTIMRNIWRNQLRHIRSRPHFVDIDSNKMDELSDFLLDQHHDPYSLLVRKVERETVQAAIEQLPEHFREIVVLRDLENFSYQQIATILDCPAGTVMSRLARARAQLTLLLSQSLITAQ; this is encoded by the coding sequence ATGGATTTTCGTCAAGCAGCACTAGAACATTTAGATGCACTCTATGGTTGTGCTATGGTCTTGACTCGTAACCGAACTGAAGCCGAAGACTTAGTGCAAGAGACTTATTTGCGTGCTATGCGGGCATTTGGACAACTAATGCCAGATAGCAACTTAAAAAGTTGGCTTTTTACAATTATGCGTAATATTTGGCGTAATCAACTACGTCATATACGCAGTCGGCCACATTTTGTTGATATTGATTCAAATAAAATGGATGAGCTATCAGACTTTTTATTAGACCAACATCATGATCCTTATTCATTGTTAGTTCGTAAAGTCGAACGAGAAACGGTACAAGCAGCAATTGAACAACTACCAGAACATTTTCGTGAAATTGTAGTACTACGGGACTTGGAAAATTTTAGTTATCAACAAATTGCTACAATTTTAGATTGTCCTGCTGGTACAGTGATGTCACGACTTGCAAGGGCCCGCGCACAACTAACACTTTTACTTTCACAATCACTAATAACAGCGCAGTAA
- a CDS encoding zinc ribbon domain-containing protein, with the protein MYCPNCGKENKTNDFCEDCNTNLVIVRQFLYRADSKAKRSNFVSRSGLVSITVSEGFAWTFAALAIFVLIIFLASMFITKDIDTNTQTYMAFSVIIALVFFCGIPLLLGLVLLLKDITSVRKNVMDEEKKV; encoded by the coding sequence ATGTATTGTCCTAATTGTGGAAAAGAAAATAAAACTAATGATTTTTGTGAAGATTGTAATACTAACTTAGTGATAGTAAGACAATTTTTATATCGTGCTGATTCAAAAGCAAAACGCAGTAATTTTGTTAGTCGCTCTGGGCTTGTGTCTATTACAGTCTCAGAAGGTTTTGCTTGGACATTTGCTGCTTTGGCAATATTTGTACTAATAATTTTTCTTGCCTCTATGTTTATTACCAAAGATATAGATACTAATACTCAAACCTACATGGCTTTTTCTGTAATAATAGCCCTAGTTTTCTTTTGTGGTATTCCTCTTTTGTTAGGGTTAGTTTTATTACTAAAAGATATTACTAGTGTTCGGAAAAATGTGATGGATGAGGAAAAAAAAGTCTAG
- a CDS encoding AAA family ATPase gives MDVQQLTAIVREQAPKINGLITEIHKRVIGQPILLERLLIGLLTGGHILLEGVPGLAKTLTIKTLSECLDLEFHRIQFTPDLLPADLIGTLIYNQKSGDFIARRGPIFANMILADEINRAPAKVQSALLEAMQERRVTIGDTTYLLPEPFLVLATQNPVEQEGTYPLPEAQVDRFMLKVVVDYPSRKEEREMLDRLTSDSLNADAADATAILVEKVLTKSDLVTLRSTVSKIYVDDRVKDYCLDIVQASRNPALIKLEELKSLIRYGASPRATIYLTLAAKAYAYLKNRAYVTPDDVKMICCDVLRHRLLLTYEAEAENVTSDELVKRILDRVATP, from the coding sequence GTGGATGTACAACAACTAACAGCAATAGTACGTGAGCAAGCACCAAAAATAAACGGATTAATTACAGAAATACATAAACGGGTAATTGGACAACCAATTTTGTTAGAACGTCTACTTATAGGACTTCTCACAGGTGGACATATTTTATTAGAAGGTGTTCCGGGCCTGGCTAAAACCCTAACAATTAAAACTTTATCAGAGTGTTTAGACCTAGAATTTCACCGCATACAATTTACTCCTGATTTACTGCCAGCAGATTTAATTGGAACATTAATTTATAACCAAAAAAGCGGTGATTTTATTGCCAGGCGCGGGCCAATTTTTGCAAATATGATTTTAGCTGATGAAATTAATCGCGCTCCAGCTAAAGTCCAAAGTGCTTTGTTAGAAGCTATGCAAGAGCGACGAGTTACAATTGGCGATACTACTTATTTACTTCCAGAGCCATTTTTAGTACTAGCTACTCAAAATCCAGTAGAGCAGGAAGGCACTTATCCATTACCAGAAGCACAGGTGGACAGATTTATGTTAAAAGTGGTTGTGGATTATCCTTCTAGGAAAGAAGAAAGAGAAATGCTAGATCGTCTTACTTCAGATAGCTTAAATGCTGATGCGGCAGATGCTACAGCTATTTTAGTAGAAAAAGTTTTAACTAAAAGCGATTTAGTAACTTTACGCTCAACAGTTAGTAAAATATATGTTGATGATCGAGTAAAAGACTATTGTTTGGATATTGTCCAGGCTAGCCGAAATCCTGCATTAATAAAATTAGAAGAGTTAAAATCCTTAATTCGTTATGGTGCTTCGCCGCGAGCAACTATTTATTTAACTTTGGCAGCAAAAGCTTATGCTTATTTGAAAAACCGCGCTTATGTTACACCTGATGATGTAAAAATGATTTGTTGTGATGTTTTACGTCATCGGTTACTTCTTACTTATGAGGCTGAAGCTGAAAATGTTACTTCAGATGAGCTAGTTAAACGTATTTTGGATAGAGTTGCTACCCCATAA
- a CDS encoding diguanylate cyclase — protein MAFDKSKFVKSAEKYLQQGKVAAAISEYEKIVEFDPNDFNTINTLGDLNARIGQNKEAINYYLKVAESYQAHKDIIKAVAMYKKINKLDATNYQVCLKLADLSALQQHNVEAKQHYNIVLDAYKREGKHKQSLQIMKTLAELEPDNIHFRVKLAKAYKDQNMNNESKEAFTNLGKDLLAKDRVNESIYLFQNALSIDNHYKPAYKGLVEGFAHNKEMNKAFAMLNDVLSKEPNDIEYLDLLGNIYLLAKDLTQAEATFGYLYQSDKSYYHKLIEVSHLFLTAGHIDSAITVIDRCLEHLIEIKEEGLATEILTDILKQDATHMQALRRLGYIYMSTQKTNNLISTLKLFVQAALSQGNKAEAAMALQQLLTLEPSAAEEAKAQLVDLKETEPTDDGIAKDPLLQTLNPLTTSNEAETPQPKEEPKKPTRSSTRTSALLDGMVNSHPEYIDSQIKLLEEMVVSYPEYLEARVKLKNSYLERGLKEKAAEQLLILGRMYETQGNKELAREMLTEGYKLSILTGGVSAPTVEKVPLPTTNQFSPQSTQSPFKTGAYNKAVANTGAKAAPTIKGRTGSLSGAYPKAPGMTGSLTGALSKSSADISSRLLTNKMLKKEWRRASRYSRLISLAIAKIDDFASYLETYGEEMAENCFKRVAETLSTELNRPGDELITYPGEGFAIVLPETPVDGATIVAERLRVCVEALSISHVYSDQWVTVSFGIASSAPTRNSSPEELVEVACAAQQQASIGGGNRVIVL, from the coding sequence GTGGCATTTGATAAAAGTAAGTTTGTAAAGTCGGCAGAAAAGTATTTGCAACAAGGTAAAGTTGCTGCTGCAATTTCAGAATATGAAAAAATAGTAGAATTTGATCCCAATGATTTTAATACTATTAATACTTTAGGTGACTTAAATGCAAGGATAGGACAAAATAAAGAAGCCATCAACTATTACTTAAAAGTAGCAGAAAGCTATCAAGCCCATAAAGATATAATAAAAGCCGTGGCAATGTATAAAAAGATCAATAAACTAGATGCTACTAACTATCAAGTTTGCTTAAAATTAGCTGACCTTTCTGCTCTTCAACAACATAATGTTGAAGCTAAACAACATTATAATATTGTCTTAGATGCCTATAAACGCGAAGGTAAACATAAACAATCTTTGCAAATAATGAAAACACTTGCAGAACTTGAACCAGATAATATTCATTTTCGTGTTAAACTAGCAAAAGCTTATAAAGATCAAAATATGAATAATGAATCTAAAGAAGCTTTTACCAACTTAGGTAAAGATTTATTAGCTAAAGATAGAGTTAATGAAAGCATTTATCTTTTTCAAAATGCTTTATCCATTGATAACCACTATAAACCAGCTTATAAAGGTTTAGTGGAGGGCTTTGCTCATAATAAAGAAATGAATAAAGCCTTTGCAATGTTAAATGATGTATTAAGCAAAGAGCCAAATGATATAGAGTATTTGGATTTATTAGGTAATATTTATTTGTTAGCTAAAGATTTAACACAAGCAGAAGCTACATTTGGATATCTTTATCAATCAGATAAGTCTTATTACCATAAGTTAATTGAAGTTTCACATCTTTTCCTAACCGCAGGACATATAGATTCAGCCATTACAGTAATAGATCGTTGTTTAGAACATTTAATTGAAATAAAAGAAGAGGGACTTGCAACAGAAATACTAACGGATATTCTTAAGCAAGATGCTACTCATATGCAAGCTTTACGTAGGTTAGGCTATATTTATATGAGTACACAAAAAACAAATAATTTAATTTCAACCTTAAAATTATTTGTTCAAGCTGCACTAAGCCAAGGCAACAAAGCAGAAGCAGCAATGGCACTTCAACAATTACTAACTTTAGAACCTAGTGCAGCAGAAGAAGCAAAAGCTCAGTTGGTTGACTTAAAAGAAACTGAACCTACTGACGATGGAATTGCAAAAGATCCGTTACTTCAAACACTTAATCCACTTACTACATCTAACGAAGCAGAAACTCCACAACCAAAAGAAGAGCCTAAAAAGCCTACTCGTAGTAGTACACGAACTTCAGCCCTTTTAGATGGTATGGTAAACAGCCATCCAGAATATATTGATAGTCAAATTAAGCTTTTAGAAGAAATGGTAGTTAGTTACCCTGAATATTTGGAGGCAAGAGTAAAGCTTAAAAATAGTTATTTAGAAAGAGGCTTAAAAGAAAAAGCGGCTGAACAGCTTTTAATCTTAGGCAGAATGTATGAAACTCAAGGAAATAAAGAACTTGCTCGTGAAATGCTTACAGAAGGCTATAAATTAAGTATTTTAACAGGTGGAGTAAGTGCGCCAACCGTGGAAAAAGTCCCTCTTCCTACTACAAACCAATTTTCTCCACAATCAACACAATCTCCTTTTAAGACAGGTGCATATAATAAAGCTGTAGCAAATACAGGGGCTAAAGCTGCACCAACCATTAAAGGGCGAACAGGAAGTTTAAGTGGTGCTTATCCAAAAGCTCCAGGTATGACAGGAAGCTTAACCGGTGCATTATCAAAGAGTTCAGCAGATATTTCTAGCCGGCTTTTAACCAACAAAATGTTAAAAAAGGAATGGCGGCGTGCATCTCGTTATAGTCGTCTTATTTCTTTAGCTATTGCTAAAATTGATGACTTTGCTTCTTATTTAGAAACTTATGGCGAAGAAATGGCTGAAAATTGCTTTAAGCGTGTAGCAGAAACCTTAAGCACAGAATTAAACCGGCCTGGAGATGAGCTAATCACTTATCCTGGCGAAGGTTTTGCTATTGTACTTCCAGAAACTCCCGTCGATGGAGCAACAATAGTGGCAGAAAGATTGCGTGTTTGTGTAGAAGCATTATCGATTTCTCATGTTTATTCTGATCAATGGGTTACGGTAAGTTTTGGTATTGCTAGTAGCGCACCTACACGTAACTCATCACCTGAAGAATTAGTAGAAGTTGCTTGTGCTGCACAACAACAAGCTTCCATAGGCGGAGGAAACCGCGTTATAGTTCTCTAA
- a CDS encoding helix-turn-helix transcriptional regulator, producing MSRVNYGIYNVNLTNREREVLELIASGATSKEIGTRLNISHKTAEAHRENIKKKLDIHTLAELVRYAVGAGLAQPVYRANQ from the coding sequence ATGTCAAGAGTAAATTATGGAATATACAATGTAAACCTAACAAATCGTGAACGCGAAGTATTAGAGCTAATTGCCAGCGGTGCAACAAGTAAAGAAATTGGTACTCGGCTAAACATCAGCCACAAAACAGCAGAAGCACACAGAGAAAACATCAAGAAAAAGTTAGACATTCATACACTTGCAGAATTAGTTCGTTATGCTGTAGGAGCAGGGCTTGCACAACCAGTTTACCGTGCCAATCAGTAA
- a CDS encoding DUF58 domain-containing protein — protein MKSSTKKPIKESEKPLGLPVELAKKIKMFEIHSRKLLVSGFAGEYKSVFRGRGMEFDEVRPYTAGDDVRLIDWNVSARTGELYIKKHIEEREQTVLLIVDLSKSGDFTTAKRTKKEIAAEICCILGFAAATNNDRVGLLLFTDKVEKYVPPQRGLKHALRIVRDLLLVEPTSEKTNISCALNYLNNIFRRPAVIFLVSDFFRPRLSKSLKSC, from the coding sequence ATGAAATCTTCCACTAAAAAACCTATAAAAGAATCAGAAAAGCCGCTTGGTTTGCCTGTAGAACTGGCAAAAAAAATAAAAATGTTTGAAATTCATAGCCGCAAATTACTTGTTAGCGGTTTTGCTGGAGAGTATAAAAGCGTTTTTCGTGGTCGGGGAATGGAATTTGATGAAGTTAGGCCCTATACGGCTGGCGATGATGTAAGGTTAATTGATTGGAATGTTTCTGCTCGTACAGGAGAGCTTTATATAAAGAAACATATTGAAGAGAGAGAACAAACGGTTTTATTAATTGTTGATTTATCTAAATCAGGTGATTTTACTACTGCTAAAAGGACAAAAAAGGAAATTGCAGCAGAAATATGTTGTATTCTAGGGTTTGCTGCTGCTACTAACAATGATCGCGTGGGGCTACTGCTTTTTACTGACAAAGTAGAAAAATATGTTCCACCGCAAAGAGGGCTTAAACATGCTCTTAGAATTGTTAGAGATTTGCTTTTAGTTGAACCTACTAGCGAAAAAACTAATATTAGTTGCGCTCTTAACTACTTAAATAATATCTTTAGACGACCAGCCGTAATTTTTTTAGTCTCAGATTTTTTTAGACCAAGGCTTTCAAAAAGCCTTAAAAGTTGCTAG
- a CDS encoding VWA domain-containing protein: MLDFQFRESQYLYLLVALLPLVWLFYWLIERRKIALISLMGDAAIDRAKRLTFYYRFRASLALLAIVFIIIALARPQWGQSQQRIEVKGADIILAIDVSLSMLASDEPPSRLARARRLCIDLIEQLAGNRIGIIAFAGNNAALMPLTLDKSALETFIDAVDVQITNNSTTAIEQAINQATKSLTLAGKAAKVLIIISDGEQQSDDPESAISQAAKEAANNGIFILSVGVGSIEGSKIPLDNIGKAGFKLDQ, translated from the coding sequence ATGTTAGATTTTCAATTTCGAGAAAGCCAATATTTATATCTATTAGTAGCATTGTTGCCGCTAGTGTGGCTTTTTTATTGGCTAATTGAGCGACGCAAAATAGCTTTAATTAGTTTAATGGGTGATGCTGCTATTGATAGAGCAAAGCGGTTAACTTTTTATTATAGATTTAGAGCTAGTTTAGCTTTGCTTGCTATTGTATTTATTATAATAGCTTTAGCTCGTCCTCAATGGGGACAATCCCAACAACGTATAGAAGTTAAAGGTGCAGATATTATTCTTGCTATAGATGTTTCTTTAAGTATGTTAGCTAGTGATGAACCACCATCACGCCTAGCACGAGCGCGAAGACTTTGCATAGATTTAATAGAACAATTAGCAGGAAATAGAATTGGAATAATTGCTTTTGCTGGAAATAATGCTGCATTAATGCCACTTACTTTAGATAAATCCGCTTTAGAAACTTTTATTGATGCCGTAGATGTGCAAATAACAAATAACTCTACAACGGCAATAGAACAGGCCATTAATCAAGCAACAAAAAGTTTAACTCTTGCTGGTAAAGCAGCAAAAGTTTTAATAATTATTTCTGATGGTGAACAACAAAGCGACGATCCAGAGAGTGCAATTAGCCAGGCGGCTAAAGAAGCAGCTAACAATGGTATATTTATTTTATCTGTTGGAGTTGGCTCAATTGAAGGAAGCAAAATTCCACTAGATAATATTGGTAAAGCAGGTTTTAAGCTAGACCAGTAA
- a CDS encoding zf-HC2 domain-containing protein — translation MSICQQAPNQFQLYLDNELDSQEKLQLEKHLQNCISCKQIFDQQQYWLTQIRHSKPLYQASANLQSSIEKILDDCPKPYQASAKLHKNIDKLLSNSNLLTFPSKSSIQRLVVAVAATVIILLTSYTYLSSYNSSTSFDEHSEFALMAVNTHIRHQKGKLPLEIKSDSAQDVSTWFLGKVSFSLTLPNYQESSGQEKLYQLEGARLVGFKNDYAAYISYQMQQRPISLIVTANTVALPDGGEKIISKGLTFHCEVIDGLKVISWTDHGLTYALISDLAERGQQSCVVCHTGTKDKDFIDSLKIKS, via the coding sequence ATGAGCATTTGCCAGCAAGCCCCCAACCAATTTCAATTGTATTTAGATAATGAATTAGATAGTCAGGAAAAGCTTCAATTAGAAAAACATTTGCAAAATTGCATATCTTGCAAACAAATTTTTGACCAACAACAATATTGGTTAACCCAAATTCGTCATTCTAAACCTCTTTATCAAGCTTCTGCAAATTTACAATCTTCTATTGAAAAAATTCTCGATGATTGCCCAAAACCTTATCAAGCTTCTGCAAAATTACATAAAAATATTGATAAGCTATTGTCCAATAGTAATTTATTGACTTTTCCTTCTAAATCTTCCATCCAACGTCTTGTTGTTGCAGTAGCTGCAACAGTGATTATTTTACTGACTAGTTATACTTATTTAAGTAGTTATAATAGTTCTACTAGTTTTGATGAGCATTCAGAGTTTGCATTAATGGCAGTTAATACACATATTAGACATCAAAAGGGTAAATTACCTTTAGAAATAAAGTCTGATTCTGCTCAAGATGTTTCAACCTGGTTTTTAGGAAAAGTTTCTTTTAGCCTAACACTTCCAAATTATCAAGAAAGTTCCGGCCAAGAAAAACTTTATCAACTAGAAGGAGCGCGGTTAGTTGGTTTTAAGAACGATTATGCAGCCTATATTTCTTATCAAATGCAGCAACGTCCTATTAGCCTAATTGTTACAGCAAATACGGTTGCATTGCCTGATGGAGGGGAAAAAATTATTTCTAAAGGATTAACTTTTCATTGTGAGGTAATAGATGGGCTAAAAGTAATTAGTTGGACTGATCATGGCTTAACCTATGCTCTAATATCTGATTTAGCCGAACGCGGCCAACAATCTTGTGTGGTTTGTCATACTGGAACTAAGGATAAGGATTTTATTGATAGCTTAAAGATTAAATCTTAG
- a CDS encoding signal peptidase I, translating into MESDGGAVAGGLIAGLFGLVFAVVALALVVVMIASMWKIFDKAGKPGWAAIIPIYNLIVLLEIVEKPIWWIVLFFLPFVNAIAFILLDIELAKKFGKDALFGIGLLLLPIVFFPILAFGSARYKTSY; encoded by the coding sequence ATGGAAAGTGATGGCGGAGCAGTAGCTGGCGGATTGATAGCCGGTTTATTTGGATTAGTGTTTGCCGTAGTTGCATTAGCATTAGTTGTTGTAATGATAGCTTCTATGTGGAAGATATTTGACAAAGCAGGTAAGCCTGGTTGGGCAGCAATTATTCCTATCTATAATCTAATTGTTTTATTAGAAATAGTTGAAAAACCCATCTGGTGGATAGTTCTTTTCTTTCTACCATTTGTCAATGCGATTGCTTTTATACTTTTGGATATAGAACTAGCCAAAAAATTTGGTAAAGATGCGCTTTTTGGAATAGGACTACTACTATTACCTATAGTCTTCTTCCCTATTTTAGCTTTTGGTAGTGCGCGTTATAAGACATCTTACTAA
- a CDS encoding SUMF1/EgtB/PvdO family nonheme iron enzyme: MNKIVKISFCLILVTLLFPAANAMAQKSLDGEEVSPSSQEKKPKKSVGKSLDDSGAASKVSSGGKNLDDVGKTVSSDVRPEIKTKTENLIRIGPAAPEKVSPIPHRNNSKDRKDKPTNPPKEIVEVEKDPGPEYPEVVNIAGGTFAMGSTDGQENESPIHEVSLSAFEISKYEITNHQFRIFVKATNYKTSAEEEGSEQTWKSYAINGRGKYPVVYITYKDAMAYCNWLSGVTKQNYRLPTEAEWEYAARGGTNQTYPWGNQLEVSKANYAYDDSRKAYAEPILDFLKPVGSYEPNKFGLYDVVGNVAEWCFDGYKADFYKESPTKDPICIVESSAKVVRGSGWMSTENYCGITFRKNQPGAYKSSSLGFRVVRVLN; this comes from the coding sequence TTGAACAAAATAGTAAAGATCTCTTTCTGCCTGATATTAGTCACTTTACTTTTTCCTGCCGCTAATGCAATGGCACAAAAGTCATTAGATGGTGAAGAAGTTAGTCCAAGTAGTCAAGAGAAAAAGCCAAAAAAGTCTGTTGGCAAAAGTTTAGATGACAGTGGTGCAGCTAGTAAAGTGTCTAGTGGAGGTAAAAATTTAGATGATGTTGGCAAAACTGTTTCTAGCGATGTTCGGCCAGAAATTAAAACTAAAACAGAAAACTTAATTCGCATTGGCCCTGCTGCTCCAGAAAAAGTTAGTCCAATCCCCCATAGAAATAATAGTAAAGATCGCAAAGATAAGCCTACTAATCCACCTAAAGAAATAGTAGAAGTAGAAAAAGATCCAGGCCCAGAATACCCAGAAGTGGTTAACATTGCAGGCGGCACTTTTGCAATGGGTTCAACCGATGGACAGGAAAATGAGTCTCCCATTCATGAAGTATCTTTGTCTGCTTTTGAAATTAGTAAATATGAAATTACTAATCATCAATTCCGTATTTTTGTTAAAGCAACAAATTATAAGACTTCAGCAGAAGAAGAGGGTTCAGAGCAAACCTGGAAAAGCTATGCAATCAATGGACGAGGCAAATATCCAGTAGTATATATTACTTATAAAGATGCAATGGCTTACTGTAATTGGCTTTCTGGTGTAACTAAACAAAATTATAGACTCCCAACAGAAGCAGAATGGGAATATGCTGCTCGTGGAGGAACAAATCAAACTTATCCATGGGGAAATCAATTAGAAGTTAGTAAAGCTAATTATGCTTATGATGATAGCCGAAAGGCTTATGCTGAGCCTATTTTAGACTTCTTAAAACCTGTTGGTAGTTATGAACCAAACAAATTTGGTTTATATGATGTAGTTGGTAATGTTGCAGAATGGTGTTTTGATGGCTATAAGGCTGATTTTTATAAAGAAAGCCCTACTAAAGATCCAATTTGTATTGTTGAAAGTAGTGCTAAAGTAGTACGTGGTAGCGGTTGGATGAGTACAGAAAATTATTGCGGTATTACTTTTCGTAAAAATCAACCAGGTGCTTATAAATCATCCTCACTAGGTTTTAGAGTAGTACGGGTTCTTAATTAA
- a CDS encoding M20/M25/M40 family metallo-hydrolase, with amino-acid sequence MSNQTSYLKRFFSKRVAFVWVTILAISFCTLVGSWVSSANNDDKGNDKVVASTVAPVVSTEEISKHIKYLASEELQGRRSGTVGCEKAADYIVSQYKKYGLKPANGDSFFQEFEFIAGVKHGEKTSLKAKNDAGSSDFKAGQDFQAFNFSASGLADGQIVLAGYGISAPSLNYDDYAKIDVKDKIVLLLPFSPDGSNINGKFADYLSARRKALTAREKGAKAVIFITEADSLKDSRSRDDGNYLDSGIIALKVSKTTANELLKTTGKTLDELQKVSTEKALGESLSLNTYLTINTEVIREVKKTYNVVGLLEGTDEKLKQQGVVLGAHYDHLGMGGAESLAATGEGIHHGADDNASGVAGLLELARVLGESRQSLRRSVVFAAFSGEELGLLGSAHYVNKQPLFPLNQTVAMLNMDMIGRMKSDSLVVGGIGTSPQWKPMVEELNQTRGFVLKLQEDGYGPSDHSSFYGKDIPVLFFFTGVHDDYHKPTDTADRINVVSEQAVVTLVSDITRKLLTQNEKVEFTRAKVEGERRQMNSSFRVYVGSVPEYAENLEGVKLSGVRPGSPAEKAGIKSGDVIVGLAGKTIKSVYDYTYVLQELKPNETIEVIVLRDGQKVTLQLTPTPRQ; translated from the coding sequence ATGTCTAATCAGACTTCCTATCTTAAGAGATTTTTTTCAAAACGAGTTGCTTTTGTTTGGGTGACAATTCTAGCTATTAGTTTTTGTACTTTAGTTGGTAGTTGGGTAAGTAGTGCAAACAATGATGATAAAGGTAATGATAAAGTTGTAGCTAGCACAGTTGCTCCAGTTGTTTCAACAGAGGAAATTAGCAAACATATAAAATATTTAGCTTCAGAGGAGTTACAAGGCCGACGTTCAGGAACGGTTGGTTGTGAAAAAGCAGCAGATTATATTGTTAGTCAGTATAAGAAATATGGGCTAAAACCTGCTAATGGAGATAGCTTTTTCCAAGAATTTGAATTTATTGCAGGTGTAAAACATGGAGAAAAAACTAGCTTAAAAGCTAAAAATGATGCTGGCAGCAGTGATTTTAAGGCAGGACAAGATTTTCAAGCCTTTAATTTTTCTGCTAGTGGTTTAGCTGATGGTCAAATAGTGTTAGCAGGTTATGGTATTAGCGCACCATCCCTAAATTATGATGATTATGCAAAAATAGATGTTAAAGACAAAATTGTTCTCCTACTTCCATTTAGTCCAGATGGTAGCAATATAAATGGAAAATTTGCTGATTATCTATCAGCTAGACGAAAAGCTTTAACCGCACGTGAAAAAGGTGCTAAAGCTGTAATTTTTATTACTGAAGCTGATAGCTTAAAAGATTCACGTAGTAGAGATGATGGAAATTATTTGGACTCAGGAATTATTGCTCTAAAAGTCAGTAAAACAACTGCTAATGAGCTATTAAAAACTACAGGTAAAACTTTGGATGAGCTACAAAAAGTTAGCACTGAAAAAGCTTTAGGAGAAAGCTTAAGCTTAAACACCTATTTAACAATTAATACTGAAGTTATTCGTGAAGTAAAGAAAACTTATAATGTAGTTGGTTTGTTAGAAGGCACAGATGAAAAGCTAAAACAACAAGGTGTAGTTCTTGGCGCACATTATGATCATTTAGGTATGGGTGGAGCAGAATCTTTGGCTGCAACTGGTGAAGGAATCCATCATGGCGCAGATGATAACGCTTCAGGTGTTGCAGGACTTTTAGAACTAGCTCGCGTTTTAGGAGAAAGCCGCCAATCTTTACGTCGTAGCGTTGTTTTTGCTGCTTTTTCTGGTGAAGAATTAGGGTTACTAGGCTCTGCTCACTATGTCAATAAACAGCCCCTTTTCCCACTTAATCAAACCGTAGCAATGCTTAATATGGATATGATTGGGCGGATGAAAAGTGATAGTTTAGTGGTTGGCGGAATAGGAACTTCTCCACAATGGAAACCTATGGTTGAAGAGTTAAACCAAACACGTGGCTTTGTACTTAAATTGCAAGAAGATGGTTATGGGCCAAGTGATCATTCTTCATTTTATGGAAAAGATATTCCTGTGCTATTTTTCTTTACTGGTGTACACGATGATTATCATAAACCTACAGACACAGCAGATCGAATTAATGTTGTTAGCGAACAAGCAGTAGTAACATTAGTTAGTGATATTACTAGGAAATTACTTACTCAAAATGAAAAGGTTGAGTTTACACGTGCCAAGGTTGAAGGCGAACGTCGGCAAATGAATAGTAGTTTTAGAGTTTATGTTGGTTCAGTGCCAGAATATGCTGAAAATCTTGAAGGTGTAAAACTTTCTGGTGTACGTCCGGGTAGTCCAGCAGAAAAAGCAGGCATAAAAAGTGGGGATGTTATTGTAGGTCTTGCAGGTAAAACAATTAAAAGTGTCTATGACTACACTTATGTTTTACAAGAACTAAAACCTAATGAAACAATAGAAGTAATAGTCCTAAGAGATGGACAAAAAGTTACTTTACAACTTACTCCTACCCCAAGACAATAA
- a CDS encoding NADH-quinone oxidoreductase subunit A translates to MLQTFLLQVENTQQLTLEASPIVNYLPIILLLVIAIAFPVIALTVSSFLRRTVFDTAKLTAYECGNDPIGDARERYSVRYYLIAMLFLIFDVETIFLFPWAIIYDKLAIFGLIEILIFLGILIVGYYYAWKKGALEWV, encoded by the coding sequence ATGTTACAAACTTTTTTGCTGCAAGTAGAAAATACGCAACAATTAACATTAGAAGCTAGCCCAATAGTTAATTATCTTCCAATTATTTTGCTACTAGTGATCGCTATTGCTTTTCCTGTAATAGCATTAACTGTTTCTAGTTTTTTACGTCGAACAGTTTTTGACACTGCAAAATTAACAGCTTATGAATGTGGTAATGACCCAATTGGTGATGCTAGGGAACGTTACTCTGTCCGCTATTACTTAATTGCAATGCTTTTTTTGATTTTTGATGTAGAGACAATATTTTTATTTCCCTGGGCAATTATTTATGACAAGTTAGCAATTTTTGGTTTGATTGAAATATTAATTTTCTTAGGTATTTTAATTGTAGGTTATTACTATGCATGGAAAAAAGGTGCTTTAGAATGGGTGTAA